The Candidatus Rubidus massiliensis DNA segment AGCACAATGAATCTGATAAGCTTTTTGTGGATTAAAACCAAAATTTTCCCACACAAGTCTTTCCGCATCTTTGTTTTTTTGCCCAATTACATCTAACATATAGGTCAGAGCATAAAATTTTGTGGTATCAAAGGGAAACACGGGCATAATAGAACGGGGAATATGAGAGGTAGGCTTATAAAAATGCTCCATTAACCATTCGTCACTTCTATAAACTCCAGACCAACTAGGTTTTGGACCAATTAACCTTCCCAAACCATATTCTTGGACATAAATCATAAGTAAGCGATGAATCGTATCTTGCCAATCCTTCCATTCTTTTTTGATGTTTTCTTTTTCAGTATTCGTCTCAGCTTTAGATAAAAGAGTTTCATAATAAAAATCTTTTGATCTTGAGGCAAACAAGAAATCTGTATAGTAAGACCCAATAACACCTGGATGTTTCTCTTCAATTCTTTCCAAAAGAGCATTTTGGCGAACATTATTTATAATGCGCTGGTCAATTTCCTTTTTATTCTTTTCAACTATCGTTATAAGATCGCTACCTATTATGTTTTCAGGAATTAATTGACTAAACCACTCCTTTTCGTTGTATATTTTTTTAAAATCTTTTTGTCCCTCAAGTTCTATTGCAAATCCTACATTAGATTCAAAACCTTTTAATCTATGGCAAGCAGCACACCCTTCCGTGGCATAAACTGTCATAGAATAATCTAAGTCTTGTATAAGAGATGGATTTATAGGCTTTTCAATAGCTGATTTGGCCCCTCCTTCCCATTCCATTACTTTCTTTTTATATTCAACTGGAGAAATGGCTTTACTCTCACCCACCTGTGCTAGTAAAAATGTCATTAACGGCTCTAATGTGGAATGATCAAGTCGATAGTTTGGCATGGTAGAGCTTTTTAAGTCAGCTTGAGGCCATACAATTGATTCTTTTATATACCAAGGATAACTCTTCCCAATATTGGTAAGTTCAGGTCCAACACCACCCCTTGCAAACCCAGCTATACGATGGCAAGCGTAACACGCTTGAGATAAGTATAAATTTTTTCCATCTTGATACGTTTTCATTAAAACATCGACATCAGTCTCAATTTGTCCAATGGTTTCTTGATCATTAACAAAAGGGGCGTTAGCGTGTTTTATCATTTCTTTTTCTAAGTTGATAGCCGCAGTTTTTTGGATAAGTGTCCCTTGAAAACTTTGGTTTACCATGAGGTCATTTATTAATTTTTTTAAATCACCTTCATTGTTTTGCTTTGACATTTCCTCCAAATTAGAAGTATTGCCTGCCATTTGTAGTAATTGATCTTGTAAATCCTCAAGAACTTTTTGCCTTTGCAAAGACGTTTCTTTATTTTTTGTGAAAGAATAATTAGAGACTTTTTCTAAATATTTTTTTTGGTTTACAAAAGCTTTTCTCACCTCTTCAGGCAATTGGTAGTCATTAATTTTTAGATTAAGTTCGTTGATGGTTTCATTTAAGCCTTTAGTTTCTATAGAATTTCTTAAATTTTTTAAGTCTAAAAATGCTTTTAGTTCTTCATTTAAACTTTTTTCCGCTTTTTCATACTTTTTAACTTGAGTATTCATTAAAGAGCTTTGCTTCGCTTGAGAACCTTGTAGCAATTCTTGACTTGATTGATGACATTGGGCGCATTTAGCTTGTACTAAATTGCCTATCAGTATGGGGGTCGTTTGAAACAATAATTCATGACCCGGCTTATGATTAAACATTTTTGCAAAAGGTGGGTCATTTAGCAAATCCTCTTCTGTAAATCTAGGGGAAGGTCCCATATATTCAATTTCATAATGATCATCAAAAACTGGTCCATGAGCTTTCTCAGTGGTTAAACCTCTTCCATTTCCACTATGACAGGATGTGCACCCATACTCTTCTAACGGATGAAATTCAAATGGCCTTGTTTCCGCTCCAATCAAAGGGTGCATAATAAGCACTTTTTCTAAATCGTAGCTTAGCTCACCAACTTTAACAGTTTTTAAATCTTTCAGTTTTTTGGCAAGATCTTGTCTTTTAGCAACTTCTCTTTCATTTCCTTCGCTTTTAAGTTGATTGATTACTTTAACATCTTCAAGTTCTGCTATTTTTTGTTCTAGTTTTGCCCAAACATAATCATCATTGGGTATTTTTTGAGGAATACCATCTACATTGAAAATGGTATTACCATTAATATCTTTCGCTATTTTGGTAGGAGAAAAATGGGGAAATTCCATAGCCACATGGCAAGATGTGCATCGATCTATTAATGCAGGTCCTTTGTCTTCCCTTTCAATAACAATTTGTTTTATACCAAACGTGAAAGGGGGTGGTGGCTCATGCGTATATGTAGAGCGAAATTCTTCTAATTCTACATATCTATTTTGGTAAATTTTGTATTCAGGAAAAAATTCTCGCCAGAAAAAAATTCCGAATAAAATGGATGAAACTATTCCTAACAAAATCAAAGCTATTTGATATTTTTCTCCTCGCATTGGCTCCTCTTAATGCCTAGCAAACGTTTCTGTCCAAGGCCATATCCATCCCCAATTAGCTCCCCTAAAATAGGTACCAATGACAATTAAAATGGCTTGAAAAGTCATAAAAACTGTCCACAAGAAAATGGCCAGATAACGGCTGCGATGAAACCAATAGCCTTCTCCATGAGGATTTCGATCTAGATAAGGTATAAGCATAAAACCTAATACCATTAAAGTTGGAATCCCGACACCTCCCCAAAAAGCGTTGTAGGCAACCATTTCTTGTAATCCTAAAAAGTACCAGGGAGCTTTCGATGGATTGGGAGGCTTAATAGGGTTTGCAGGCTCTTCTAAAGGTGCATTTATTAACGACAAACCCAATACAAGAACTAAAGTAAATAAAAAAGCCACAAGTTCGGCTCTTAATAAATGAGGCCAGGTAAAGACAAAATTATAGGGACCTTTATCAACAGTTGGGCACGTCCCTCTAACCAGTTCCATCAAGCCATATGTCCTTTTAACTCCTGGAGCAAAAGACTCTTTTGTATCAGCTCTTTGAACTACCCTTAAAGGATCTGGTCTAAATTTATCAGGAGGTCTGGATAAGCCCCCGTCTTTTCGAATTCTCCAAAAATGTACACCGATTAATGTCCCCGTCAACAAGGGTAAAAAAGCTACATGAAGTACATAAAAACGAATTAAGGCATCCTGCCCCACATTTGTGGAAGCTAATAACATTATTCGATTTACGTTATATTCAAAGCCTGGGATATTAGGAACATAACCTGCAATATTTGACCCCACTGTTATTGCCCAAAAAGCTAACTGGTCCCAAGGGAGTAAATAGCCCGTAAAAGATAACAAAAGGGTCAAAACCATTAAAATTACACCAATAACCCAATTAAATTTCCTTGTGCTTTTATATGAGCCCGTATAAAAAACGCGCGACATGTGTAAAAAAACAAAAAGCACCATTAGATGAGCGCTCCATCGATGCATATTGCGAAACATCATCGCAAACGGCGTGGTGTCTTGCCAGTCTTTCATTATATCGTAGGCGCGATCCTCGGTTGGGATATAATAAAACATCAAGATAATGCCAGTTACCGTTAAAATCAGAAAAAGACTCGTAGAAATGGATCCAAGCCCTAAAGTGTAAAAGGGATCAAGAGAATGCTTGTGACACTTAACAGGGTGAAAGTGCAAAAAAAAGTTTTTAAATACTATTTCTGAACGATCGACATCATTGTTGGGATAATTATGTCGAAATATAGATCGGACAAACATTGCTGGTAAATTAGCCAAGTATTCAGCCCAGCTTTCTCTTGGTTTTCCTTGATAAACTGCCATTGCTATTATCCTATAAGATTAAACCAGGCTTTATCCCAATCTAATGTAGTTTTTGATTTATTTACCATTATGTCACCAGATGCCCCTTTAGAAACTTCAAAGTATACTAATGGCAAAGGAGCGGGTCCCCCTGTATTTCTGCCATAGCGATCATATGTAGAACCATGACATGGACAAGAGTAGCCTGTATCTACCATATTTACCGTACAACCAAGATGAGTGCAGACAGCTGTTTGGACTCTAACTTTACCCGATTGTGTTTCAACAAAAACCTTTTGTTTCGGATTAAAAATTTTGCCTTCCCTAGATAACAATTCTTCAGGTCTTCCTATAGAGAAAACACTTGGAGGAATTTTCATAGCATTAGGATACAAAAAACCAAGGAAGGAAAGATTAACCATTTGCGCCGCACCAAGTAAGCAAGCTCCAACGCCTAACATGGCCAAAAAAGAGCGACGTGAGATTTTTGGATCATTGCTGTCGGGATCTGTATTTAAGGTATTTCTATGTTTTGGCATTGCTATCTCTTTTTTTTTGAGCAACTTCTTTATTCTCGTCTCGAAACATTTGATATTTTACGTCTTCAACATCATCAAATTGCCCTTTTTTTGTGTAATACAAATAAATAACTAAAGAGGCTAATCCCGTTAATATTGAACTTAGTATGACGACAACCATTATCCTATCCATCTAAAAGAATAATCCATTAAGTCCATTGTAACTGCTTGAGTTGGGCATTTTTCAGCACACAAACCACACCGGATACAAACAAGCTCATCTTTAAGCATAGCTGTGCCTATATTATTCAAGGTGTCATCGTCAATCGTTGCTGAATCAATTCCATAATAATTATCGACAGCTTTTCTTAAGTTACCATCTCCTAAGTCCATATTTAATTGACTTAAAGGGACTTGTTTTAGGCAATTGCAAGGGCATACATCAACGCAACCGTTACATTTAATACATAAATGACCATTAAAAACCGGACTTACATGACATTGTAAACAACGATTGGATTGTTCATGCGCTTCTTCAGAGGTATAATTATTTTCTACCATATTTTGATTGTGCATTCTCAATTTTGCCGGCTGAAGTGTCGGTAGAGCCCATTTAGTCTTCAGGTATGTCTTATCACGATCAGGAGATATTTCAGTAAACTCAGCGGAAAATTCTTGATAAGGGCGCGTATTGCGAAGATCTGTGTCAATAGCTCTTGCCGATTCTTGCCCATGCCTTATGGCTGTAATAAATAAAGCAGGGCCATAGGCCGCATCACCTCCAGCATATAGTTTTGGAATAGAAGTTCTGCCTGTTCCTCGTTCGACCTTTATAAGACCTCTATCCAATACAAGATCCTTTTTTTTGTCCCAACCATTAAAAATGGACACATCCATCGATTGACCAATGGCTAAGGCTAAAGTATCACATGGGATCACAAATTCTGTATTGGGAATAACTTTAGGTGAAAATCGACCCGCGTGATCGAATAAAGATGAGATGCGTTGAACTCTTAAACCAATAATTTTGTCATTTTTATCTCTTTCTACAGAAAGGGGTGCTAAGCGATTATGGATTGTAATTCCCTCTTCCATTCCATCTTCAATTTCAAATTCGTCAGCAGTTTGTTCATCCCTACTTTCTAAGCAAACCATAGTAACAGATTTGGCTCCATTGCGCACAGAGGTACGGGCAACGTCAAAGGCTACATTGCCCCCTCCTACAACAACCAAATGTTCACCAATTTTCCACGCCTCTTCCATACAGCGCACTCTTAAATATTCGATTCCTCGAATAACATCTGGTTTATCAGCGCCAGGAATTGGCAAATCTCGAGACTTCCAAAGTCCATTTCCAATAAAAACAGCGTCGTAATCCTCTTGAAGTTTTGTTAAAGTAATATCGCGTCCAACCTTCATATTATAATGAATTTTTGCCCCTAAATACTCAATGGCATAACATTCATTAAACGCTATTTCATTTTTTAGACGGTATGTTGGAACACCATAAGTTAACATCCCACCAGGAGATCGCATCATTTCATATATGTCTACACTATAGCCTAAACGTAAAAGATCATGAGCACAAGTTAGCGAGGCAACCCCCGCTCCAACACATGCTACCTTTAAACCATTTGGTTTAGGATTTGTAGTGCCTCTTGCATAACTCATTTCTAAAGATTTAACATGCGCTTGCTTGTCAAGTCCAAACCACTCTGTAAGGTATCTTTTTTGAGCTCTAATCGTTAATGTTTTATCCACACGATCTCTTCTGCATGAGGATTCGCAAGGGGCTCCGCAAATCATACCGCAGATAGAAGCAAAAGGATTTGGACCTCTTGCTATTTTATACCCTTCTAAATAATTGCCTTGATGAATGGCAAGCATATAACCTCTCGGATCGGTATTAACAGGGCAACCATCTCGACAATCTATTTGTCGAATAAAATAATCCAAATCTGGTATGACTACATCATAGATTGGTTTATAGGCCGCTATTATTTCCTCTTCCGACATGCTTTCCTCTTAAGGATCGTGCAAAGTGGCAATTTAACAAACAAATAAAATTTTTTAAAACAGTTTTTAAAGAAATTATTAATATAGACAATTGCCTATTTTAAGTTTTACTATTTGGGATAAAAAGATTGATAAAAATTTGATATTGCTAAAATGAAAAGTTGAATTATTTAAAAAACGGAAGGTGTTGAAATTATTTTTAATAAATCCTTTTATATTTAAATAGTGAAAAGTTTAAGTAAGTTCCTGTACATTTATTTTAAAATTTTAAGAATTATCCCTTATACCTTATGAAAAAAGCGATTTATCCAGGATCTTTTGACCCACCCACATTGGGCCACATTAATTTGATCGAAAGAGCCTCAAAATTCTGTGACATTCTATATGTAGCTATTGGAAAAAATTCTACTAAAGTTAAAACATTATTTAACGCTGAAGAAAAACTAGAGTTGTTAACTTTGAGTACAAAACATCTTCCAAATGTTGAAGTCTGTCTCTTTGACGGCTTACTCATTACTCTGGCTCAAACCCTACAAACATTTTATATCATTAAAGGTTTGCGCAATTATAAAGATTTCGAAGAAGAAATTTCTCAAGAAAACTTAAATAAAATGTTAAGTCCTGTTGAAACGGTTTACTTATTTGCAGAAGGAAAGAGCACCTACATCCATTCAAGACTTATAAAAGAGATTGGAATGAATGGAGGCGATATTAGTCCATTTGTTCCAAAAGCAATACTGAATCGAGTACAAAATCGTCTTAAAAAATTAAGTGAATAAAATTAATTCACTCTTTAGTTCTTAAGTTAAAGATTTCTTTTTAATTTTTAATATGTTATAAACAAAATGTTTTCTTTTTCATTTAAGTAATTTTATTGCTTAAAAAAAGAATCCTTAGCAACTGAAGGAAATTACTATGAAAAACGAAAAGCGAAAATTAGACGACTTAAGTCTTCCTCAACTGCAAATGCTTCTTAAGCATTTACGGCTAGGTTTCGATCACGTTGAACTTCTTTTATCGGAAGAACAATTAAATGATTTATTAAACTGGTCTAAGATCAGTGAAGAACATGAGGATCGCATTAGCTCTAATAGAGTAGAATTACTCGGCAATATGTCTTTAATTATCAATACAATCTTAACTAGTACTTTCGGGGCTTGGATGGGTATTTCAGGTTGCATTGGATGCAGCTTGGGTTCTTTTAAAATACTTTTTTCAATTGCAATTTTAGCCTTTTTAGTCAGTGGTTTTATCGGCTACATCACCTTAAGCAACACAAAAAAACAGGCCAGTGTCGCCATAAACAAACAAAGATTGTTTAATTTACAATTAAAAATTTTAAAAATAATTAATGAAAAATTGAATCAAAAGTGTGAGTCAACTCTTTTTTACTTAAATACCGCTATCTTTTTACTCAATAATGAAAAAGAAGATCTCTTAAATAAAGATAAGTACAATCCATTTAATACTGCAAATGAGGCTTATATTTGGCTAGAACAATTATCCATAGCCTTAGAATCTCGTTTAAAAACATTAGAAAATATTCCAAATTTTGATCATTACCAAAAAGAATTAACCAAAGCTATTTATCGGATTCGAAAAACAATAGCAAAACATATCCATTTTCTCGAGCATTTAGCTTTAGCTGTAAAAAAGGAACGAAAACATACTCACCTTCGTCCTTATTTACCCTTTTTAAAAATCTTAACCAATCCATCATTTGCCGTCCCTAAATATAGAGCTCTAACCCCAACTTCTTGGGTTAAAAGCAATTATCGCTATTTGTTAATGGGTTTAACGCCCACTATTTGGGGGGGATTTGCCTCGATGTTTGTATTTGTAGGTGGAATTCCTAATATTACACGAGAACTTGGGTTTGAAGAGTGGGCTTTATTTTTAACTAATCCAACAGCTAGATTCATCGAAATTAGCATAGCCTTTTTAATTACATGCTACTTTGCTTTCTCTTATCTCTATTCTTCTAAAAAAATTTGGATTCGCCAAAAAATATTTGAACAAACGGAAATCTCTATAGCAAATGAAGAAACTCTCATTTTAGAAAATAATCATAAATTAAGCATGCTTTACAAAGTAAAAACACACTTACAAAAAATGATTTCTATGATGAATATTTTAAAAGCAACTGATTCAGTTTCTGCCCAAGTAGATCAAGAAGCCAATCATTTAAATTAAATAAGTTAACTACTTGTCTTCTATATTTGAGATGGCAAAAAGAGTTTGTAAAGCACTAATTGTACGATCGATAAGATTGGGCTCTCCTTCTAAATAGACCTCGACGGTACCGTCATCTAAATTGATGGCTTTGCCTTTTATTCCAAAATCTTTTACTAATCGATTAACGGTCGCTCTAAATCCAACTCCTTGTACTTTACCGTGAACAATTATATGTTTTTTCATAGTTTTTTCTCTCCTTACTATAAACTAATAAACATTAATCTATCTTGAGCTTTATTAAATTCTACTTTTTTATAGCTATGGGAATTATTAACTAAAGCTCGATTAAAGGTGAGTGATAACTTTTAAATTGGATTAAGGACTTAATTTTTTAGACAGAATTAACATTCATCAGAACAAGATACAGCCTCAGCAGCAGCGCCTACCATTTCTTCCATTGGAAGTTCTTGAATCAAATCTCTCACAAAATCTAAATTATTCGCTTTACTTATTAATTCTCTGAAGTTTTTTGTACCCGTTGTCTTCTTCAAATACCAACATCCAATTCTGCGCATGTCCGTTAAGGCTTTAGATTTTGGTTGAAAATCTATTGTGTATAAAAAATGTTGCCACAAGGCTAAACGACAATCTTCTAAAGATCTTGTTGGTTCTTGCTGGTTAATAAAATAATTTACGATATCCTGTACAATCCAAGGTTGTCCAAGAGTCGCTCTTGCCACTAAGACAGCGTCACAGTTAGTTTGCATAAACATTTTTTCTGCTGAAAGACCGTCTACCACATCGCCATTGCCAATAACTAAAATTTTTTTGGCTGCATCTTTAGCTTGTTTTATATAATCCCAATTGGCAGGTCCTTTATAGGCTTGCTCTCTTGTTCTACCGTGAACACAAATTGCCGTAGCGCCAGCTTCTTCTGCTATTTGAGTGATTAAAGGGGCTACAATATTGCTTTCATCCCAACCTGCGCGTATTTTTACAGTAACTGGTATTTTTACGGCAGCCACCATTTCACATAATATATCTCCAATCAGAGATGGGCTTTTCAACAATCCAGATCCACTGCCATCTTTAGTTACCTTGTCGACTGGGCAACCACAGTTTAAATTCACTTCATCGAATCCAAAATCCTCGATGATTTTGGCGGCTTGACCTGCAATACTTGGTTTACTACCACACAATTGTCCACCAATTGGGTGCATATCGCGATGATAGCTTAAAATTTGATAGGTGTTTGGATCGTTCCTAATTAAGGCATCCATCTTCACCATTTCACAAAACATCATCCCTGGCTGATAAAGCGCCGACATTTTTCTAAAAGGGTAGTCTGAACAACCAGCTAAAGGGGCATAAAATATATTATTTTTTAAGGTAAGCTTTCCATATTTGAATGGAGTCTGAAGAAATTTCATCTAAAAAACGCTATAAATAAATAATTTAAAATTTGTAAAAAGATGAAGGCAAAAATGGGACTGATATCGATCATACCAAGAGGAGGGATGAATTTTCGGAAAAAATTTAAGTAGGGATCTGTATAAAATGAGATAAACTGCATAAAGCGGTATTGGCTAAGTTCTGGTATCCACGAACTTAATATTCTTATAAATAGCATAAAAAAATACGCTTGAAATAACAGGTCGACAACTCTTGCAATCATAATAATTTTTATTGTTTTCAGTATTATATCTTGTAAAAATGATTAATACAAACCATTTCATTTAAAACTATAAAGCAAATTCTTGTAATAGTTAATCTTTTAATGTAAAATATCATTTTTATTTTGAGAGAGTTAGCATGAGTTTTGAAAAACCTGATGCCATACAATCGATTGGATTAGAGCTTGAAAAAGATACTATCTTATACGCTTCGTTGTCCCAGATTAAGGGGCAATCTACTTTAACTGATTTGCGAGAATTTCATTTAGAAGAAAATAATGTAAAGCCGCTTTACAACAACACAAATCTTTACAATCTAATAAAGAATCAGCTAATCGTTACCACGCTCAAGCCATCTGAATTTTTATCGAGGCCTTTAGAAATACAAGTCAAAAAAGAAAAAGATATTGACGCTGTTTTATCCTTTCAAGCTGAACCTCTTTTGCCGTACCCCATCGAAAATGCTATTTTAGATAAAGTCGTTCTTACAAAGGATCGAGAAAAAACAAATCTACAAATATATGCCGCTAAAAAGGATCATTTAGCTCACCACATCTCTCAATGGAAAAGTTTAAACATCGAGCCTGAAGTGGTTACATCTTCCGCTCATGCCTTAACGCAATTTTCTAAAGAGTATATCAAAACAGAAGATCCTTATTTACTTTTACATTTAGCTCAATACACCACTATCGTGGGTTTAGTCATCAATCATAAACTCATTTCTTCTCAATCTATTTCTATAGGAGTTGAGGATTTGCAAACTGCCTATGCTAAAGATAGTCTAGATGATAACTTAGTCCAAAATCTACACTCCGTTGATTTTTTAGATTTAACAACAGCTGAAACTCCACATCTTCTAGAAGTAAAAGATAAGCTTTATTTAGAATTTTTACGCATTTTTTACGCTTTAAGTAAGCAAACTAAAGGGCAAGAAATTTCTTGTATTTTCGTTTCAGGGGAAGGGGCTTCTTTAAGTAATTTGGATGCTAGCTTAACTACAACCCTTGGAAAAACCTTACAATACCCCCAAAAAAATTCTTTTTTTCCATTTGATAATGCACTCTTACAAAAATTTGCCATTCCAATAGGGGCTGGACTTAGCGCTCAACCCAAAGCTCTAAATAAAATAAATTTTAGACAACAAGAGTTTGTTTATCCAAATCCTTGGAAGCGTTATAAAAAGCCATTATCCTTGTATCTATTAGCTTGTATAGGTTTAAGCTTAAGTTTAATATTTTATGGCTTTAACTATCTTAATTACCAAGAAATGTCTTTAAGAAAAAGTTATATGGATCTTTTAATGATCATGAACAAGTCCTATAACGACTTAGAGAAAGACTTTTATAAAAAACTGAAAGGGCAAGACATTGCCGAAAATGACATTATTAATCCTCAAAGTTTATCTAAAGCGGATTTGAGTGAACGATTAGATTTCCTAGAAAAAGAAATACAAACTACACCCGAAATTTTCCCCTTGCTGCCTAACGTTCCTAAAGTGAGCGATGTATTGGCATGGCTTGCCACACACCCCTCATTGTTAACGCCAAATTCAGAGGCACAAATCGAAAACTTCTCTTACACTATGATCAAGAAACCGGAACAAAATAAAAAAGGGGAAAAATACCAAGTAAAAGTAGAGTTTGAATTTTCAACCCCAACTCCAAAACAAGCTAGAGAATTTCATGATGCACTCATTGCACCAAATGAATTTGTAGATCAAAAAAATGAAGTTAAATGGAATGCTAATCGCGGCAAATATAGAACCTCTTTTTTTCTAAAAGATAAAACGCAATATCCGTCGGCTAAAATTTAAATTAGGTTTAAAAAAGTATGTTTAATAACATTCCGATGAAAAGACTTTTAACATATGTTATGATTTTAGGCTTGTTACCAATCATTTTGGTATTTTCCTATTTTTGGACAAAAGCCAATAAATATACAGAGATACAAGATAGTTTTTTAGTTTTAGCAGACAAGGCTTTAAGCAAAGAAAAAAAACATGCTTTAAATAAAATTGTTCATCAAACTTATCGCGAAGCTGATCATTTTTATATCGACAAGCATTTAGAAACATTAGATCTTTTAGAGTCAGAACAAGAGACTTTACAAAAAATTCTTGCCAAACCCTCCTTTACTGAAGATGAAAGCACTAAAAAACGTTTGGAATATTTACAGAGCAGTAGCAATAAATTATCTTTTGCTGAAGGCGTGGTTCAATCCTATCCTTTTTTCCAAGAAACGGCCGAATCTTTAGTCCATCCAGTCGAAGTAAACGCAGAAGATATTCAAAAGATTTTAGCTCATATCGAAGGTAAAGAGATTGGCCTTTTTAAGTGCGCTCCTAAATGTCCTCAACTAATCATTACTGATTTTAAAATAGAAAGAAAAGCCTCTCAGGATAAAAACGAGATTTTTCAGTTAACTATGAAACTTTTAAAAAGAGAATATCTTTGATGAAAAAATGGCCCCTATTCTTCCTCATCATAACTTTCTTAAGCTGCTCACGCTCTACTGAAGAGTGTATTCCTAAACTTTCCCATGTTAATGTAATTGATCATCAAGGAATGTCCGAAACCTTTAGCAGTCAAGATCGTCTAAAGCAATTTGAAGAAATAAACTTTTCCCAATCGCAACCATATCAAAAAGCTTTGAGAATATATGAAAGAGATAGTAACGGAAACATCAAAGCAATAGTCACAAGTTATTATCCCAATGGAACTATTAAACAATATTTGGAAATTCTTAATAATCGCGCCTTTGGTGTATATAGGGAATGGTTTAGTGACGGTGTTTTAAAAGTGGAAGCTCATATTATTGGGGGTAATCCCGATTTGGGTCCCTCTGCTGAAAAAACATGGCTATTTGACGGTATTTGCAAGGCTTGGGATGAAAAAGGGAATCTTGAAGCTGAAATCTTCTACTGTAAAGGTGAATTAGAGGGTGTTTCCAGTTATTATCATAAAAATGGAAATTTATGGAAAAGAGTACCTTTTCAAAAAAATGCCATTCAAGGTTGCTACGAAATTTACTTGTCGGATGGTTCCCTCTTGCAAACCACATCTTATCAAAAAAATAAAAAACACGGTCTATCAAAACGCTTTTGGAATAATCAATCATTAGCCGCTGAAGAGTATTTTGAAGAGGATGATTTAATAGAAGGAAAGTATTTTGATTTAAGTGGCGCTTTAGTGTCTTCTGTTGTGAATGGCAATGGATTTCAAGCTTTATTTGGGAAGGAGCAAGTGAATGAATTACATGAAATCCAAGATGGCAAATTTGAGGGTGAGGTAAAAGTTTTTCAAACAAATGGGGAACTTAAATGTATTTATCACGTCAAAGAAAATTTAAAGCATGGGGAAGAAGTTGTTTTTCAACCCAAAAGAAGAAGTCAAGATATCATCCCTCAAATAACGATCGATTGGTATGAAGGGAAAATTCATGGCATTGTTAGAACGTGGTATAACAATGGCGTTATGGAAAGTCAAAAGGAAATGAGCCAAAACAATCGCAATGGTTTGTCTACAGCCTGGTATCAAGATGGTAGCCTTATGCTTGTTGAAGAATATGAACAAGATAAATTAATCAA contains these protein-coding regions:
- a CDS encoding MORN repeat variant; the protein is MKKWPLFFLIITFLSCSRSTEECIPKLSHVNVIDHQGMSETFSSQDRLKQFEEINFSQSQPYQKALRIYERDSNGNIKAIVTSYYPNGTIKQYLEILNNRAFGVYREWFSDGVLKVEAHIIGGNPDLGPSAEKTWLFDGICKAWDEKGNLEAEIFYCKGELEGVSSYYHKNGNLWKRVPFQKNAIQGCYEIYLSDGSLLQTTSYQKNKKHGLSKRFWNNQSLAAEEYFEEDDLIEGKYFDLSGALVSSVVNGNGFQALFGKEQVNELHEIQDGKFEGEVKVFQTNGELKCIYHVKENLKHGEEVVFQPKRRSQDIIPQITIDWYEGKIHGIVRTWYNNGVMESQKEMSQNNRNGLSTAWYQDGSLMLVEEYEQDKLIKGDYFKKGERIPSSYVHEGSGVASLFDKDGHFLRKIIYHNGKPTIEN